One Amycolatopsis thermophila DNA segment encodes these proteins:
- a CDS encoding 2'-5' RNA ligase family protein — protein MTADGRSVLAVPVPAADPLLAVAARRSAAARRGLPAHISLLYPFLPAGELDDATLAALAGLLEQHPQVEVRFERCDHDDGFVFLTPEPAQALTGLIARLRDRWPAVRPYDGRFGEDVEPHLTIAMGASPGDSAALVRELGTRLPVAARLTEAWLAVHAGHWRLVRRFRFR, from the coding sequence ATGACCGCCGACGGACGCAGTGTGCTCGCGGTTCCCGTGCCGGCCGCCGATCCGCTGCTCGCGGTGGCCGCCCGGCGTTCGGCGGCCGCCCGGCGGGGGCTGCCCGCGCACATCTCGCTGCTCTACCCGTTCCTGCCCGCGGGCGAGCTGGACGACGCCACGCTCGCGGCCCTCGCCGGCCTCCTGGAGCAGCACCCGCAGGTCGAGGTGCGGTTCGAGCGCTGCGACCACGACGACGGGTTCGTGTTCCTCACCCCCGAACCCGCGCAGGCCCTCACCGGGCTGATCGCCCGGCTGCGGGACCGCTGGCCGGCGGTGCGGCCCTACGACGGGCGGTTCGGCGAGGACGTCGAACCGCACCTGACGATCGCGATGGGTGCGAGCCCCGGGGACAGCGCCGCACTGGTCCGGGAACTCGGCACCCGCCTGCCGGTGGCGGCCCGGCTCACCGAGGCGTGGCTGGCCGTCCACGCCGGCCACTGGCGCCTGGTGCGCCGGTTCCGCTTCCGCTAG
- a CDS encoding NADPH-dependent FMN reductase, with product MEDVLRVLALIGSTREGRAGQLVGRWFAKQAGERDDLELTTVDLADFDFPARYPARATPAMTAFTTAIDRADAFVVITPEYNRSFPASLKQAIDFAYDEWQAKPVAFVSYGCRCAGLYAVEQLRVVFTELHTVTLRNTVSFNLFDTGPDGGPRDEAVRQSAGPMLDQLVWWGRALRTARRARPYVA from the coding sequence GTGGAGGACGTCCTGAGGGTCCTGGCCCTGATCGGCAGCACCCGGGAGGGCCGGGCCGGGCAGCTGGTGGGCCGGTGGTTCGCCAAGCAGGCCGGCGAGCGTGACGACTTGGAGCTGACGACGGTCGACCTGGCCGACTTCGACTTCCCGGCCCGCTACCCCGCTCGCGCGACCCCGGCGATGACGGCGTTCACCACCGCGATCGACCGCGCGGACGCGTTCGTCGTCATCACCCCGGAGTACAACCGCAGCTTCCCGGCCTCGCTCAAGCAGGCGATCGACTTCGCCTACGACGAGTGGCAGGCCAAACCCGTGGCCTTCGTGTCCTACGGGTGCCGCTGCGCGGGCCTGTACGCGGTCGAGCAGCTGCGCGTCGTCTTCACCGAGCTGCACACCGTGACCCTGCGCAACACCGTCAGCTTCAACCTCTTCGACACCGGGCCGGACGGAGGGCCGCGCGACGAGGCCGTCCGGCAGTCGGCCGGACCGATGCTCGACCAGCTCGTCTGGTGGGGCCGCGCGCTGCGCACCGCCCGCCGCGCCCGCCCCTACGTGGCCTGA
- a CDS encoding acyl--CoA ligase family protein, producing MTELSFEPLSPVSFLDRAEAAHGDRVGVVDGERRWTYAELADRCRRLAGALAPLAQGRPVAVLAPNTHVLLEANFGVPWAGVPLVALNTRLSAGEIAWILGHCEAAVLVHDPVFDELVAGVLGELSRPIQVIRAGQQYEELLARATPRADTPRDERGLLSINYTSGTTGRPKGVMYHHRGAYLQALAMVGHTGLAPSAVHLWTLPMFHCNGWCFPWAVTAAAATHVCLPKVEPARVWSLIREEGVTHLNGAPTVLSMLAYAPEAAPVAHTVRVATGGAPPSPAILRRMGELGFDVTHLYGLTETFGPVMICDWRPEWTALEPAEQARLKARQGVGNMVACRARVVAEDGTDVPADGVTTGEIALRGNNVMLGYYRDPEATRRAAPDGWFRTGDLGVMHPDGYVELRDRSKDVIISGGENIASVEVEQVIADHPAVLEVAVIAVPDERWGEVPAAYVTLRDGASATAEEITGFVRDRLARFKAPRRVVFGPLPKTSTGKIQKYVLRDQAWAGRDRRIQ from the coding sequence GTGACAGAGCTGTCCTTCGAGCCGCTGTCCCCGGTCTCCTTCCTGGACCGGGCCGAGGCGGCGCACGGTGACCGGGTCGGGGTCGTCGACGGGGAACGGCGGTGGACCTACGCCGAGCTGGCCGACCGGTGCCGCCGGCTGGCCGGGGCGCTCGCGCCGCTCGCCCAGGGCAGGCCGGTCGCGGTACTCGCCCCGAACACGCACGTGCTGCTGGAGGCCAACTTCGGCGTGCCGTGGGCCGGGGTGCCGCTCGTCGCGCTGAACACCCGCCTGTCCGCCGGGGAGATCGCCTGGATCCTCGGGCACTGCGAGGCCGCGGTGCTGGTGCACGACCCGGTGTTCGACGAGCTGGTGGCCGGTGTGCTGGGCGAGCTGAGCCGTCCGATCCAGGTGATCCGGGCGGGACAGCAGTACGAGGAGCTGCTGGCCCGGGCGACCCCGCGCGCCGATACGCCCCGGGACGAACGCGGCCTGCTGTCCATCAACTACACCTCGGGCACGACCGGACGGCCCAAAGGCGTGATGTACCACCACCGGGGCGCCTACCTGCAGGCGCTGGCCATGGTCGGGCACACCGGTCTCGCACCGTCGGCGGTGCACCTGTGGACCCTGCCCATGTTCCACTGCAACGGCTGGTGCTTCCCGTGGGCGGTCACCGCGGCCGCCGCCACCCACGTGTGCCTGCCGAAGGTCGAGCCCGCGCGGGTGTGGTCGCTGATCCGCGAGGAGGGCGTCACGCACCTCAACGGGGCGCCGACCGTGTTGTCGATGCTGGCCTACGCCCCGGAGGCGGCGCCGGTCGCGCACACCGTGCGCGTCGCGACCGGCGGCGCGCCGCCGAGCCCCGCGATCCTGCGCCGGATGGGGGAACTCGGTTTCGACGTGACCCACCTGTACGGGCTGACCGAGACCTTCGGCCCGGTCATGATCTGCGACTGGCGTCCGGAGTGGACCGCCCTCGAGCCCGCCGAGCAGGCCCGCCTCAAGGCCCGGCAGGGCGTGGGCAACATGGTCGCCTGCCGCGCCCGGGTGGTGGCCGAGGACGGCACCGACGTGCCCGCCGACGGCGTCACCACCGGCGAGATCGCCTTGCGGGGCAACAACGTCATGCTCGGCTACTACCGCGACCCCGAAGCGACCCGCCGCGCCGCACCGGACGGCTGGTTCCGCACCGGCGACCTCGGCGTGATGCACCCCGACGGCTACGTGGAGCTGCGCGACCGCAGCAAGGACGTGATCATCTCCGGCGGGGAGAACATCGCCAGCGTCGAGGTCGAGCAGGTCATCGCCGACCACCCGGCGGTGCTGGAGGTCGCGGTGATCGCGGTGCCCGACGAGCGCTGGGGCGAGGTGCCCGCGGCCTACGTGACGTTGCGGGACGGGGCATCCGCGACGGCCGAGGAGATCACCGGGTTCGTGCGGGACCGGCTGGCCCGGTTCAAGGCACCCAGGCGGGTCGTGTTCGGCCCGCTGCCCAAGACCTCCACCGGCAAGATCCAGAAATACGTGCTGCGCGACCAGGCGTGGGCCGGCCGGGACCGGCGTATCCAATGA
- a CDS encoding MarR family winged helix-turn-helix transcriptional regulator, with protein sequence MSLPDDAVEARAHGWRTLAALHARIEDRLERALQREHELSVSEYTVLEVLSRQDGFHLRMNQLSTAVVLSQSATTRLVSRLEDRGLLQRYLCPTDRRGIYTEVTPAGRALLNAAKPTHDRALTGALAEAEELPELAPLVTALQSLELPAAASR encoded by the coding sequence GTGTCACTGCCCGACGACGCGGTCGAAGCCCGCGCACACGGCTGGCGGACCCTGGCGGCGCTGCACGCGCGGATCGAGGACCGGCTCGAGCGCGCCCTGCAGCGCGAGCACGAGCTGTCCGTCAGCGAGTACACGGTCCTGGAGGTGCTGTCCCGCCAGGACGGCTTCCACCTGCGGATGAACCAGCTCTCCACGGCCGTGGTGCTGAGCCAGTCCGCGACGACACGGCTGGTGAGCCGGCTCGAGGACCGGGGCCTGCTGCAGCGCTACCTGTGCCCCACCGACCGGCGCGGGATCTACACGGAGGTCACGCCGGCGGGCCGCGCCCTGCTGAACGCCGCGAAGCCCACGCACGACCGCGCGCTGACCGGCGCGCTGGCGGAGGCCGAGGAGCTGCCCGAGCTGGCGCCGCTGGTCACGGCGTTGCAGTCGCTGGAACTGCCGGCCGCCGCGTCACGCTGA
- a CDS encoding ABC transporter permease, with protein sequence MTATTSDTSTAGCTPAAESLHAVLDAGEQPQRPSAWSASLTFGWRAMLKIKHVPEQLFDVTAFPIMMTLMFTYLFGGALAGSTTQYLQFLLPGILVMSVVMITMYTGLGVNIDIEKGVFDRFRTLPIWRPAALVGALLGDVFRYSTASAVILVLGLVLGFRPAGGAAGVLAGVGLLLVFSFAFSWIWTMFGLMLRTEKSVMSVSMMVLFPLTFLSSVFVDPATMPGWLRAFVEVNPVTILSDAVRSLMMGAPDGSAVLWTFVASGALLVVFGTLTMRLYNRK encoded by the coding sequence ATGACCGCGACCACCAGCGACACCAGCACGGCCGGGTGCACCCCGGCCGCGGAAAGCCTGCACGCGGTGCTCGACGCCGGCGAGCAGCCGCAGCGGCCCAGCGCGTGGTCGGCGTCGCTGACGTTCGGCTGGCGGGCGATGCTCAAGATCAAGCACGTCCCCGAGCAGCTGTTCGACGTCACCGCGTTCCCGATCATGATGACCCTGATGTTCACCTACCTGTTCGGCGGCGCGCTGGCCGGATCCACCACGCAGTACCTGCAGTTCCTGCTGCCCGGCATCCTGGTGATGAGTGTCGTGATGATCACCATGTACACCGGCCTGGGCGTGAACATCGACATCGAGAAGGGCGTGTTCGACCGGTTCCGCACCCTGCCGATCTGGCGGCCCGCGGCCCTGGTGGGCGCCCTGCTCGGCGACGTCTTCCGCTACTCGACGGCCTCGGCGGTCATCCTCGTGCTCGGTCTGGTCCTGGGTTTCCGCCCGGCCGGCGGGGCTGCGGGCGTGCTGGCCGGCGTCGGCCTGCTGCTGGTGTTCTCGTTCGCGTTCTCCTGGATCTGGACGATGTTCGGGCTGATGCTGCGCACCGAGAAGTCGGTGATGAGCGTGAGCATGATGGTGCTGTTCCCGCTGACGTTCCTGTCCAGCGTGTTCGTCGACCCGGCCACGATGCCCGGCTGGCTGCGGGCGTTCGTCGAGGTCAACCCGGTGACGATCCTGTCCGACGCGGTGCGCAGCCTGATGATGGGCGCCCCGGACGGCAGCGCCGTCCTGTGGACCTTCGTCGCCAGCGGTGCCCTGCTGGTGGTGTTCGGGACGCTGACCATGCGGCTGTACAACCGCAAGTGA
- a CDS encoding response regulator encodes MTTVFLVDDHEVVRRGVADLVEADADLTVVGEASTVAEALARVPAARPDVAVLDLRLPDGSGIELCRELRSRMPQLQCLILTSYTDEQAMLDAILAGAGGYVVKDVRGMELVSAVRQVGAGKSLLDTRAASALMSRLRDDAAPTGVVARLSEQERRLLDLIGEGLTNREIAERMFLAEKTVKNYVSRLLHKLGMQRRTQAAVLASSLRKDRPGHR; translated from the coding sequence ATGACGACGGTCTTCCTCGTCGACGACCACGAGGTGGTGCGGCGGGGCGTCGCCGACCTCGTGGAGGCCGACGCGGACCTCACCGTGGTGGGCGAGGCCTCGACGGTGGCCGAGGCGCTGGCCCGGGTTCCGGCGGCGCGGCCGGACGTCGCGGTGCTCGACCTGCGTCTCCCCGACGGCAGCGGCATCGAGCTGTGCCGCGAACTGCGCTCGCGAATGCCCCAGCTGCAGTGCCTGATCCTGACCTCCTACACCGACGAGCAGGCCATGCTCGACGCGATCCTCGCCGGGGCCGGCGGGTACGTCGTCAAGGACGTGCGGGGCATGGAACTGGTCTCCGCGGTGCGCCAGGTCGGTGCCGGGAAGTCCCTGCTGGACACCCGCGCCGCCTCCGCGCTGATGTCCCGGCTGCGCGACGACGCCGCCCCGACCGGGGTGGTGGCGCGGTTGTCCGAGCAGGAGCGGCGGTTGCTCGACCTGATCGGCGAGGGCCTGACCAACCGCGAGATCGCCGAGCGGATGTTCCTCGCCGAGAAGACCGTGAAGAACTACGTGTCGCGGCTGCTGCACAAGCTCGGCATGCAGCGCCGCACCCAGGCCGCGGTCCTGGCCAGCAGCCTGCGCAAGGACCGGCCGGGCCACCGGTGA
- a CDS encoding aldo/keto reductase — translation MTTIPTVELNNGVHMPQVGFGVFQVPAEETTRAVTTALEAGYRSIDTATAYANEAAVGRALADSGIARDELFVTTKLWNADQGYDETLRAFDKSLSELGLEYLDLYLIHWPVPEAGLYTDSWRALEQVYADSRVRAIGVSNFQPHHLDRLAQESRIVPAVNQIELHPYLQQQELRAYHAEHGIITEAWSPLAKGGELLAEPAVTALADKHGRTPAQIVLRWHLQLGNVVIPKSVTPSRVRENLDLFGFELDDSDLADLAKLEKGLRTGPDPDTFNVR, via the coding sequence ATGACCACCATTCCCACCGTCGAGCTCAACAACGGCGTGCACATGCCGCAGGTGGGCTTCGGGGTCTTCCAGGTCCCGGCCGAAGAGACCACGAGGGCCGTCACCACCGCGCTGGAGGCCGGTTACCGCAGCATCGACACCGCCACCGCCTACGCCAACGAGGCCGCGGTGGGCCGGGCACTGGCCGACTCCGGCATCGCCCGCGACGAGCTGTTCGTCACCACCAAGCTGTGGAACGCCGACCAGGGCTACGACGAGACGCTGCGCGCGTTCGACAAGAGCCTGTCCGAGCTCGGCCTGGAGTACCTGGACCTGTACCTGATCCACTGGCCGGTCCCCGAGGCGGGGCTGTACACCGACAGCTGGCGCGCCCTGGAGCAGGTCTACGCCGACAGCCGTGTCCGCGCGATCGGCGTCTCCAACTTCCAGCCGCACCACCTGGACCGGCTGGCGCAGGAGAGCCGGATCGTGCCCGCGGTCAACCAGATCGAACTGCACCCCTACCTGCAGCAGCAGGAGCTGCGTGCCTACCACGCCGAGCACGGCATCATCACCGAGGCGTGGAGCCCGCTGGCCAAGGGCGGCGAGCTGCTGGCCGAGCCCGCGGTGACCGCGCTGGCGGACAAGCACGGCCGGACCCCGGCGCAGATCGTGCTGCGCTGGCACCTGCAGCTGGGCAACGTCGTCATCCCGAAGTCCGTCACGCCCTCGCGGGTCCGGGAGAACCTGGACCTGTTCGGGTTCGAGCTGGACGACAGCGACCTGGCCGACCTGGCGAAGCTGGAGAAGGGCCTGCGCACCGGCCCGGACCCGGACACCTTCAACGTGCGCTGA
- a CDS encoding ATP-binding protein translates to MDTHAEPALIGRDHPSAVLRAEIGRAVDSHGGLVLVTGEPGIGKTTLITGAADDARRLGALVLGSACWDSGSAPGYWPWVQVLRGLRRSATGEEWSAIEQDAGGGLAVLLGEAGARDAPDGFRLYDAVTSALVTASHRRPVVVLLDDLHWADPASLKLLEFAAGHTWFERLLLVGTYRDAEVEVADHPLRPLLSPLVAKARTVTLTGLDPGDVGRLIARTVGEVPGDDVVAEVHRRTGGNPFFVEQAARLWHSGGSVTAIAPGVRDAVRRRLSLLPEPVVGLLTTAAVLGRQFHRQVLAAVAAIPVPQADRLLDQAVAARLVAVRGGGRFAFAHDLVRETLYDALDEAEARRRHATVVTALGSSPALADRILPAEAARHAHLAGPAVPAARAVELIVAAGRAASGRMAFEEALGHFRRAASVVDDPRRRVFVLLELGGELHHADEPAEGWAVFGEAIALARRLGDPELLARVALTAYRWGGEAERADLEGGLIAEAHRALIGPGGAERSLEEQVRDLVVQLGMLARRGGDDEALGFSLSTLHDSIWGPGTAAEREALMAELAEVAHRSGDAETEQYATSLRWVALLELGDPRYYAQMLKFVAMTERGGMRRMQVGATIDQSILAAFQGRFAEAEALFEEVLNAPEQAQHTHFLPMLRHHRWSLLLQQGRFDQLAEFHATLGPGDHPYPALLEAITAVQRGDAAAASRYLAGLGERPPLPRSYLPMFVRLQAQTAAATGDAGLVARAREALLPHDGQWLVSVFGFDIGGPVTFWLGRLAAVERRWDEALARYRAAELSAESLRARPWAAEARLARAAALLDRGAPGDEDAAGPLLDAVAAEAAELGLRHVTDRVRRLRSARAEPAVTGEFRFTGTTWTVGLGGRTLHLPDAKGLRDLHFLLSHPGTDVPAVRLLDPAGGEVGVAARGLGGDAVLDDTAKAAYRRRLAALDDEIDAAAARGDDDRAARLDGERAALLDELRAAAGLGGRTRRLGDEAERARKAVTARIRDTLRRLDDRHPQLAEHLRATVSTGASCRYDPGSPAVTWRL, encoded by the coding sequence ATGGACACCCACGCCGAACCGGCCCTCATCGGGCGGGACCACCCCAGCGCCGTGCTGCGCGCCGAGATCGGCCGCGCGGTGGACAGCCACGGCGGCCTCGTGCTGGTCACCGGCGAGCCGGGCATCGGCAAGACCACGCTGATCACCGGCGCGGCGGACGACGCGCGCCGGCTCGGCGCCCTCGTGCTGGGCAGTGCCTGCTGGGACTCCGGCAGTGCCCCCGGGTACTGGCCGTGGGTGCAGGTGCTGCGCGGGCTGCGGCGGTCGGCCACCGGCGAGGAGTGGTCCGCGATCGAACAGGACGCCGGCGGCGGGCTGGCGGTGCTGCTGGGCGAGGCGGGCGCGCGCGACGCGCCGGACGGGTTCCGCCTCTACGACGCCGTCACCAGCGCGCTCGTCACCGCCTCCCACCGCAGGCCGGTGGTGGTCCTGCTCGACGACCTGCACTGGGCGGACCCGGCCTCGCTCAAACTGCTCGAGTTCGCCGCGGGCCACACCTGGTTCGAGCGGCTGCTGCTGGTCGGCACCTACCGGGACGCGGAGGTCGAGGTCGCCGACCACCCGCTGCGGCCGCTGCTGTCGCCGCTGGTCGCCAAGGCGCGGACGGTCACGCTCACCGGGCTGGACCCCGGCGACGTGGGACGGCTCATCGCCCGCACGGTGGGGGAGGTGCCCGGTGACGACGTGGTCGCCGAGGTGCACCGCCGCACCGGCGGCAACCCCTTCTTCGTCGAGCAGGCGGCGCGGCTGTGGCACAGCGGTGGCTCGGTCACGGCGATCGCGCCCGGTGTCCGGGACGCGGTGCGCCGCCGGCTGTCGCTGCTGCCCGAGCCGGTGGTGGGTCTGCTGACCACCGCGGCGGTGCTGGGCCGTCAGTTCCACCGGCAGGTGCTCGCGGCGGTCGCGGCGATCCCGGTCCCGCAGGCCGACCGCCTGCTCGACCAGGCGGTGGCCGCCCGGCTCGTCGCGGTGCGTGGCGGCGGCCGGTTCGCCTTCGCGCACGACTTGGTGCGCGAGACGCTCTACGACGCGCTCGACGAGGCCGAGGCCCGGCGGCGCCACGCCACCGTGGTCACCGCGCTCGGCTCCTCGCCCGCTCTCGCCGACCGGATCCTGCCCGCCGAAGCCGCGCGCCACGCGCACCTGGCCGGCCCGGCGGTGCCCGCCGCGCGCGCCGTCGAGCTGATCGTCGCGGCCGGGCGGGCCGCCTCCGGCCGGATGGCCTTCGAGGAGGCACTGGGCCATTTCCGGCGTGCCGCGTCCGTGGTGGACGATCCGCGGCGTCGGGTGTTCGTGCTGCTGGAGCTGGGCGGCGAGTTGCACCACGCCGACGAGCCGGCCGAGGGCTGGGCGGTGTTCGGGGAGGCCATCGCACTGGCCCGGCGCCTGGGTGATCCGGAGCTGCTCGCCCGGGTCGCGCTGACCGCCTACCGGTGGGGCGGGGAGGCCGAGCGGGCCGACCTCGAGGGCGGGCTCATCGCCGAGGCGCACCGCGCGCTGATCGGGCCGGGCGGGGCGGAGCGGTCGCTGGAGGAGCAGGTGCGGGACCTCGTCGTCCAGCTGGGCATGCTGGCCCGCCGGGGCGGCGACGACGAGGCGCTGGGGTTCAGCCTGTCGACGCTGCACGACTCGATCTGGGGCCCGGGCACGGCCGCCGAACGCGAGGCGCTGATGGCGGAGCTGGCCGAGGTCGCGCACCGCAGCGGGGACGCCGAGACCGAGCAGTACGCGACGTCGCTGCGCTGGGTCGCGCTGCTGGAGCTCGGCGATCCGCGCTACTACGCCCAGATGCTGAAGTTCGTCGCGATGACCGAGCGCGGCGGCATGCGGCGGATGCAGGTGGGCGCCACGATCGACCAGAGCATCCTCGCCGCGTTCCAGGGCCGGTTCGCCGAGGCGGAGGCGCTGTTCGAAGAGGTGCTGAACGCGCCGGAACAGGCGCAGCACACGCATTTCCTGCCGATGCTGCGTCACCACCGGTGGTCGTTGCTGCTGCAGCAGGGCCGGTTCGACCAACTGGCGGAGTTCCACGCCACGCTCGGGCCGGGCGACCACCCGTACCCGGCGCTGCTGGAGGCCATCACCGCGGTGCAGCGCGGTGATGCCGCCGCGGCGTCGCGGTACCTGGCCGGGCTGGGGGAGCGGCCTCCGTTGCCGCGCTCCTACCTGCCGATGTTCGTGCGGCTGCAGGCCCAGACCGCGGCCGCCACCGGCGACGCCGGGCTCGTGGCGCGGGCGCGCGAGGCGCTGCTGCCCCACGACGGGCAGTGGCTGGTGTCGGTGTTCGGTTTCGACATCGGCGGCCCGGTCACCTTCTGGCTGGGACGGCTGGCCGCGGTGGAACGCCGGTGGGACGAGGCGCTCGCGCGCTACCGTGCCGCTGAACTGTCCGCCGAGTCGCTGCGGGCGCGGCCGTGGGCGGCCGAGGCGCGCCTGGCCCGCGCCGCCGCGCTGCTGGACCGCGGCGCGCCCGGCGACGAGGATGCCGCGGGGCCGCTGCTCGACGCGGTCGCCGCGGAGGCGGCCGAACTGGGCTTGCGGCACGTAACCGACCGGGTGCGCCGCCTGCGGTCTGCGCGGGCGGAACCCGCGGTGACCGGCGAGTTCCGGTTCACCGGGACCACCTGGACGGTCGGGCTGGGCGGGCGGACCCTGCACCTGCCGGACGCCAAAGGCCTGCGGGACCTGCACTTCCTGCTCAGCCACCCGGGCACCGACGTGCCCGCGGTCCGGCTGCTCGATCCGGCGGGCGGGGAGGTCGGGGTCGCCGCCCGCGGCCTGGGCGGGGACGCCGTCCTCGACGACACGGCGAAGGCGGCCTACCGGCGCCGGCTCGCCGCACTGGACGACGAGATCGACGCGGCGGCGGCGCGCGGGGACGACGACCGGGCCGCGCGGCTCGACGGCGAGCGGGCTGCCCTGCTGGACGAACTGCGTGCCGCGGCCGGGCTGGGCGGGCGCACCCGGCGGCTCGGGGACGAGGCCGAGCGCGCCCGCAAGGCGGTGACCGCCCGGATCCGCGACACGCTGCGCCGGCTGGACGATCGCCACCCCCAGCTCGCCGAGCACCTGCGGGCGACCGTCTCCACCGGCGCGAGCTGCCGCTACGACCCGGGCAGTCCCGCCGTGACCTGGCGGCTGTGA
- a CDS encoding ATP-binding cassette domain-containing protein — translation MTDLAIETSGLVKVFGRTRAVDGVDLAVPAGSVYGVLGPNGAGKTTAVRVLATLLRPDGGEARVFGHDVLREPDAVRQRVSLTGQYASIDEDLTGMENLVLLGRLFGHRKPGARERAGRLLEAFGLADAGGRQVKNYSGGMRRRIDIAASILRTPDVLFLDEPTTGLDPRSRNQVWDIVRIIVAQGTTVLLTTQYLDEADHLAHRIAVIDHGKVIAEGTPGELKASVGAGSIHVRLRDGAQRAHAQQVMARALGSAVEPGGDPVSLTARIGGAESDLGAAEHAARALADLAQAGITVDDFSLGQPSLDEVFLALTDHPAEQEAAA, via the coding sequence ATGACCGATCTGGCGATCGAGACCTCCGGGCTGGTGAAGGTGTTCGGCCGGACACGGGCCGTGGACGGCGTCGACCTCGCGGTGCCGGCCGGCAGCGTCTACGGCGTGCTCGGGCCCAACGGCGCGGGCAAGACCACCGCGGTGCGGGTGCTGGCGACCCTGCTGCGCCCCGACGGCGGCGAGGCCCGGGTGTTCGGCCACGACGTGCTGCGCGAACCGGACGCCGTGCGGCAGCGGGTCAGCCTCACCGGCCAGTACGCCTCCATCGACGAGGACCTCACCGGCATGGAGAACCTCGTGCTGCTGGGCCGCCTGTTCGGCCACCGCAAACCGGGCGCGCGGGAGCGGGCCGGCCGGCTGCTGGAGGCGTTCGGGCTGGCCGATGCCGGCGGCAGGCAGGTCAAGAACTACTCGGGCGGCATGCGGCGGCGCATCGACATCGCGGCCAGCATCCTGCGCACCCCGGACGTGCTGTTCCTGGACGAGCCGACCACCGGCCTGGACCCGCGCAGCCGCAACCAGGTGTGGGACATCGTGCGGATCATCGTGGCCCAGGGCACGACCGTGCTGCTGACCACGCAGTACCTCGACGAGGCCGACCACCTGGCCCACCGCATCGCGGTGATCGACCACGGCAAGGTCATCGCCGAGGGCACACCCGGTGAGCTGAAGGCCTCGGTCGGGGCCGGCTCGATCCACGTCCGCCTCCGCGACGGCGCCCAGCGCGCCCACGCGCAGCAGGTGATGGCCCGCGCGCTGGGGTCCGCCGTGGAACCGGGCGGCGATCCGGTGTCGCTCACCGCGCGGATCGGCGGGGCCGAATCGGACCTGGGTGCGGCCGAGCACGCCGCCCGCGCCCTGGCCGACCTCGCCCAGGCCGGCATCACCGTCGACGACTTCTCCCTCGGCCAGCCCAGCCTCGACGAGGTGTTCCTGGCCCTCACCGACCACCCCGCGGAACAGGAGGCGGCGGCATGA
- a CDS encoding MFS transporter, with the protein MPVALLALAIAAFGIGTTEFVIMGVLPEVATDLAVTVPTAGLLISGYALGVVVGAPLLTALGSKIPRKTVLTGLMVLFIAGNVVSALAPGYGLLMTGRVVAALSHGAFFGVGSVVAASLVAPNRQAGAIAIMFTGLTVANVLGVPAGTALGQQLGWRSTFWAVAGLGVIALLGIIALVPRRPVADGQSLRTELAVFRRPQVWLALAMTALGFAGVFASFTYIAPMMTEVAGFSPGAVTWLLVLFGGGLVVGNLAGGKAADRALMPSLYAILAALAVVLVAFVFTAHAQLPAAITIALFGAAGFATVPPLQARVMTKAGDAPALASAANIGAFNLGNAGGAWLGGLAIEHGLGYTAPNWIGAALAAAGLGVALVSGALEKRPAKRTAPEIPAVHR; encoded by the coding sequence ATGCCTGTCGCCCTGCTCGCGCTGGCCATCGCCGCCTTCGGCATCGGCACGACGGAGTTCGTGATCATGGGCGTGCTGCCCGAGGTCGCCACCGATCTCGCCGTGACGGTGCCCACCGCGGGGCTCCTGATCTCCGGTTACGCCCTCGGCGTCGTGGTCGGCGCTCCCCTGCTGACCGCGCTGGGCTCGAAGATCCCGCGCAAGACCGTCCTCACCGGACTGATGGTGTTGTTCATCGCGGGCAACGTCGTCTCCGCACTGGCCCCCGGATACGGTCTGCTCATGACCGGTCGCGTGGTGGCCGCCCTGTCCCACGGGGCGTTCTTCGGCGTCGGGTCGGTCGTCGCCGCGTCGCTGGTCGCGCCCAACCGGCAGGCCGGCGCCATCGCGATCATGTTCACCGGCCTCACCGTCGCCAACGTGCTCGGCGTCCCCGCCGGCACCGCGCTGGGCCAGCAGCTGGGCTGGCGCTCGACCTTCTGGGCCGTCGCCGGTCTCGGCGTGATCGCGCTGCTCGGCATCATCGCGCTGGTGCCGCGCCGGCCGGTCGCCGACGGCCAGAGCCTGCGCACCGAACTGGCCGTGTTCCGCCGTCCGCAGGTGTGGCTCGCGCTGGCCATGACCGCGCTCGGCTTCGCCGGGGTGTTCGCCTCCTTCACCTACATCGCGCCGATGATGACCGAGGTCGCCGGCTTCTCCCCCGGCGCGGTGACGTGGCTGCTCGTCCTGTTTGGCGGGGGCCTGGTGGTGGGCAACCTCGCCGGGGGCAAGGCCGCCGACCGCGCGCTGATGCCGAGCCTGTACGCCATCCTGGCCGCACTGGCCGTGGTGCTCGTCGCGTTCGTGTTCACCGCGCACGCGCAGCTGCCGGCGGCGATCACGATCGCGTTGTTCGGTGCGGCCGGGTTCGCGACCGTGCCGCCGCTGCAGGCCCGGGTGATGACCAAGGCCGGGGACGCCCCGGCGCTGGCCTCGGCCGCGAACATCGGGGCGTTCAACCTCGGCAACGCGGGCGGCGCCTGGCTGGGCGGGCTCGCGATCGAGCACGGTCTCGGCTACACGGCGCCGAACTGGATCGGCGCGGCGCTGGCCGCCGCCGGGCTCGGCGTCGCGCTGGTCTCGGGCGCGCTCGAGAAGCGCCCGGCGAAGCGGACGGCACCGGAGATCCCGGCCGTCCACCGATGA